The DNA window TCAATGCCAAATTGATGAAATTGCCTGATGGCGCCTGATGATCATGCAGCAGGAATGCTGTTTTGATATGCGTTATCGACCGATCGTCACTTCGAGAACCGGAGAACGATCGTTTTGCTACGGTCTGATTGAGAAAATCGATGAAAATCATCATTTTTCCGCGCGCGACCGAGACGGCAATCAATCGGACGCATCGAAGGAATATCTGGAAACACAACTGCGATGAGATGCATCCTCCGCTTGAAATCCGCCGCAACGGCGCCGGAGGCGGCTCCTCTCGTGAAAGGAGATTGACCATGAAAGCAACAGAAGAACTCATCCAGGAACACCAGAACATCGAGCTGATGCTGGAAATCCTGAAAACCGTGTCAACGCGACTGCGCGACGGAGATGCGGTCCCGCCCGAACATCTTGAAGGCATCCTGGAATTTTTGACGGTTTTCGTCGACAAGTGCCATCACGGCAAGGAAGAAAAATACCTGTTTCGGGCCTTGGAAGCCGCCGGAGTGGACCACATTACCGGGCACATCGGAGTCTTGATCTATGAACACGAACAGGGCCGCATCCATGTCGCCCGGATCAAGAAAGCACTGGCGGGGACCTTGGGTGTTCCGGACATGGTAGAAGTGCAGGCTGCCGCAGCGGATTATGTGGAGCTAATGGTCCAGCATATCACCACGGAAAACACGGATGTATTTCCGATGGCCGAAAAAATTCTAGATTCAGACGCGTCCGCCAAGCTTTGCGAGAACTTCGAGAAGCTCGAGCGTGAGAGGATTGGAGCAGGAAAACACGAAGAATTTCATGCTCTGCTGGAAACACTGCAAGACGTGTATCTGAAGTGATGCCTGCTTGATTTCCACCGGTCCCGACAAAAGAAGATAAGGGATTTCAGTTTAACCTGAAATCCCTATTTCTACTTGTGCTGTCTGATTTCAGATTCGTTTGTCGCACCAAGACAAAGAAAGGCTGAAACAAGACCAAATTGGGACCGCTCAGGGTTTTACAATTTTGTAGCAATGATAGATCTCATGAATCCGCTTGCGCATATCCTTGATCGATTGGGATTGCTCATCGGTAGAAAAAACAGGCTCATGAATTGTGTATATCGCGTTACTGAGTTCATCCACAACATGTTCAATCGCCTCACACCACTCCAATGTACAGATATCGCTCATTTTCATGCTTCTGTGATATCCTTTTCCATATCGACAAGCGCCTGCTTCAGTCCCTTCACATAATCGCTCCAACCGTGATCGTAGCTCGACATTGCTTTTGAATTCCAACTCATATCAATACATCATGGTGTTGAGATGAATGGAAAGTTCCGCAATGAAATGATAAATAACAATGATCCTTCACTACAAACTTTTTTCAAACAGTGCGCAATATTGCCCCATTCCAACACAAGGGCTTGTGTTCACATCCTTTGAGCACGCTTCTGCGGCGTGGATTTGATCTGGGGAGTACTGTCGAAGTTTATTCCCTGCGGTCGTCCACTTCCTTTGCAACACCTTTGAAGGGCTCCCCGTCCTCTTTCACATCCACGAATTTGCCTGTTTCCGTATCACGCTTGACCCACTGGCCGGTCTTGGGATTTTGAACCTGGGAACGGTCATTGACGCTGCCTTTACGGTATCCTTCACCTGTGTTCTTCGCCATTATGATCTCCGGATGTTTTCAAAAAGACTTATGAGTGTGTGCCGTACTGCTTTATGAAAAAGTCGAGGGCCAGATCTTATACTCTTGGTCTCAAAGCCCCCGTCCATTGCCCAACATCGTTATTCTTCCAGCCTTTCCCGTCAGATTGCATACTTGGCGGCCTCTCGTACGGCTGTGATATCTTCGGAAATCTTCAGAGCCTTCTCGGCGCGAATCACTGCGAGACGGGCGTGGCGCAACGCGTTGTCGCGCATTGTTGCGTCCCCGGCTACGGCGAGGGATCCGAGGGCCTTGAGCAGCCAGACTACCACTTCGACATTGCCCGCTCCGTCTCGTGCGATCCCGGTAAAAGCGTCGTCGAACATGTCTGCCAGTGACAATTCCGGTACCGCAACACGGTCGAACTGCACCGCGTAAACATCATCCGCCTTGCCGCGCTCGTTCCACATTACAAACAGGCGAACAAGTGTGCCCGTGACGCCGATGGCGGTGCCCGGATCATTGACCGCAGGCGAAAGCGCGCGACTGGCGATCTCCGAAAGGACCACCAGCCCGAATCGCGGATCCTGATCAAAGCTCCTTGAATCGCCAATCACGAACGTGTCAGCGATTGCTTTGGCGTCCTCGTCGGACACGCTGTCCGTTGCCTCTCGGATGACCCACGCGACAGGACGGTCTGGGGTGCTAAAGGTGCCGGGCAACGCCGCCACGACAATTCTCAGTCCCGACTGCACCGCCCGCGCTTGCAACGCAGCGATGTCAACATGCTGCACGTAACCGATGGCTCCAAAGACCGCCCGGCCCGCATCCGGGAAACCGAACGCCGCGACGCCGCCAAGACGTGGCGCCGACTGACGCTTTTGAATCGCTTCCGCGGCCGCCGCCTCCACCTTGGTGATCGTGTGTCCCAGCCGGCCGAGCCGGGCGATGTTATCGACCCACCGGATGAAGGTGACAATGACGATTGCGAGCACAACTATTGTCAGGGAGAACAGGATAAAGTGACTGCCCCTTCCAACATAAAGCCCGTTCATCATCGCAACAAGCGCAACCACACTGAAGATGAACGCGCCGATGAATACCGAGAGCGCATTCTGCGAAACGTCATCGGCGATTATGAGCGGAAAAGAGCGGGGCGTCGCGGACCTGCTTGCCGACGAATAAGCGGCCACCATCGAGGCCACGGCAAACGTGGCCATCATCAACATGCTCGACGCCATGATCCTGAGCAAAGTTTCGGTCGACTCCTCAGTGATTTCCGGCAAAAAACGGCCGAGTTCCGTCATGTCCATGAGATTGGCAAGAAAAACTGCGGCAATGGACAGCACGCATACGATGAGCGGCTTGATCCATAATCGCTCCCGAAAATGCTTGATGATGAAACTCAGGTGATTCCACATTCAAAATTCTCCTGACGTAATAGCCCCGGCCTCGCTGCAAGCGGACTTCATCCAGCCCCAAACGATTTTAACACCCTCTTTGCTCGACTCCCACACGCCTTCAACCGCTATCCCCGGATTACGATGGAGTTAAGAGATTCTCCCCAGGGGTCCACGATTTACTCGCCTGCTCCTTGATTTCCCTGGCTTCGCTTTGCAGGCTGGCTTCCGCCTTGGTCGCGACTGTTTCGGGCTCGGCGGCCAGCTTCTTCAGAACTGGTTCGGCTGATTCCGCAGCCCCCTGGCTTTCCATGATGCGTACAGGCACCCCGTTTGGGAAGGTGACTTCACGCGCCTCGTCCGGAAGCGAGATTCCCGCTTCCTGGAAGGCCCTTTTGACGAGGCGAATGACGGACGATTTCACTTTCAACCAGCTGAGCCGACCGCCATCGAGCCAGAAATATACGCGCAGATTTACCGTGGACGGGCCGAGGTTTTCCACGAGCACCAAGGGTTCGGGATCATCCAAAACGGCCGGATGGTCAGCAAGCACCTTCAGGGCGACTTCCTGGGCAAAAGGGATGGAATCGTCGTAGCCGATACCTACGATAAAATCCTCGCGACGATTGGGATTGCTCGTGAAGTTGCGGATCGTGCTTTTGAAAACGGTTGAATTGGGCACCTGTGTCTGATTGCCGTCCAGTGTCATCAGAACAGTTGTGCGAGAAGTCAGCCGCTGAACGTACCCTGTCACGCCCGCGACTTCCACCAGATCGCCCTCACGAAACGGTTGCTGCAAGCTCAGAAAGAGACTGGCGAGAAAATTCTCGGTGATGTCGCGAAAAGCGATGCCGAGCACCAAACCAATGAGGCCAGTTCCGCCCACCAGCGTAAGCGCAAGTTGCGTGAGCCCGGAGATTCGCAGCACAAGGTATAGACCGGCAAGCATGACAAGCATTCCTCCAGCCCGGGCCAGTACTTCACGCAAAAGGTGGCTGAGGGCTCGACCCAGAAGCCCGCACCGAAGTACTTTCACCGTTAACCAGGCGAAGATCCATGAAAGAACGATTACGACCAGCGCCACCACGATCAGGGGCAGCAATCGAAGGAATCCGCGTGCAAGTTCTTTCAGTACTTGAAATGTTGGCTCAAAATTCCAAACAGTGGTCGGGGCCACTTCGATCTGATTGACGACTGCAACAACGCCCTCCGTATTTTTCGCCAAATCTCCGGCCCATTGCCTGGACTCATCGATTTCCGTCGTTCCTTTCAGAAAAACGATTCCTTTCTGGACAGTGACCCCAGGCTCGCCGAACCAGCCTGTCGTTTCAAGAATATCCGCGATTCGTTGCCTGATCTGGTCATCCCTGGCGACGGGCTTGACTTCAACTTTGCCTGGTTGCTCGAGTTTGCCGTCAGTTGCTTTCACCGGCAGCGGCGTATCATCGATACCGTCTGACTGTTGGGCAGCAACCGAGGTAAACGTCAAGATGGCGCAGCACAGGGTGATAGCTAAGATGAGTCGGGAAGAGGCAAGGGTCAGATCTTGAATCTTGAATTTCCAG is part of the Desulfomicrobium macestii genome and encodes:
- a CDS encoding hemerythrin domain-containing protein, giving the protein MKATEELIQEHQNIELMLEILKTVSTRLRDGDAVPPEHLEGILEFLTVFVDKCHHGKEEKYLFRALEAAGVDHITGHIGVLIYEHEQGRIHVARIKKALAGTLGVPDMVEVQAAAADYVELMVQHITTENTDVFPMAEKILDSDASAKLCENFEKLERERIGAGKHEEFHALLETLQDVYLK
- a CDS encoding DUF2254 domain-containing protein; the encoded protein is MWNHLSFIIKHFRERLWIKPLIVCVLSIAAVFLANLMDMTELGRFLPEITEESTETLLRIMASSMLMMATFAVASMVAAYSSASRSATPRSFPLIIADDVSQNALSVFIGAFIFSVVALVAMMNGLYVGRGSHFILFSLTIVVLAIVIVTFIRWVDNIARLGRLGHTITKVEAAAAEAIQKRQSAPRLGGVAAFGFPDAGRAVFGAIGYVQHVDIAALQARAVQSGLRIVVAALPGTFSTPDRPVAWVIREATDSVSDEDAKAIADTFVIGDSRSFDQDPRFGLVVLSEIASRALSPAVNDPGTAIGVTGTLVRLFVMWNERGKADDVYAVQFDRVAVPELSLADMFDDAFTGIARDGAGNVEVVVWLLKALGSLAVAGDATMRDNALRHARLAVIRAEKALKISEDITAVREAAKYAI
- a CDS encoding mechanosensitive ion channel family protein — its product is MPQLHPRLAAQHFLARFAGFMLAAGWGGLSQICGRMQLWKFKIQDLTLASSRLILAITLCCAILTFTSVAAQQSDGIDDTPLPVKATDGKLEQPGKVEVKPVARDDQIRQRIADILETTGWFGEPGVTVQKGIVFLKGTTEIDESRQWAGDLAKNTEGVVAVVNQIEVAPTTVWNFEPTFQVLKELARGFLRLLPLIVVALVVIVLSWIFAWLTVKVLRCGLLGRALSHLLREVLARAGGMLVMLAGLYLVLRISGLTQLALTLVGGTGLIGLVLGIAFRDITENFLASLFLSLQQPFREGDLVEVAGVTGYVQRLTSRTTVLMTLDGNQTQVPNSTVFKSTIRNFTSNPNRREDFIVGIGYDDSIPFAQEVALKVLADHPAVLDDPEPLVLVENLGPSTVNLRVYFWLDGGRLSWLKVKSSVIRLVKRAFQEAGISLPDEAREVTFPNGVPVRIMESQGAAESAEPVLKKLAAEPETVATKAEASLQSEAREIKEQASKSWTPGENLLTPS